The genomic interval AACACAATTAGCTAAAGTTTTAGCACGTGAATTATTTGATTCTGAAGATTCTTTAATTAGAATTGACATGAGCGAATACATGGAAAAATTCGCTATTTCTAGATTAATTGGTGCACCTCCGGGCTATGTTGGTTACGAAGAAGGCGGGCAATTAACGGAAAAAGTAAGACGTAAGCCTTATTCAGTTATTTTATTAGACGAAATTGAAAAAGCGCATCCTGATGTGTTTAATATGTTGTTACAAATTTTAGACGACGGACACATTACTGATAGCTTAGGGCGTAAAATTGATTTTAGAAATACCATCATTATTATGACGTCTAATATTGGAGCTCGTCAAATAAAAGATTTCGGTGGCGGCGTAGGTTTTGGTACAGCTTCTAAAACTGCACAAGCAGACGAACATGCAAAAAGTATTATAGAAGGAGCGCTTAAAAAATCATTTGCTCCAGAGTTTTTAAATAGAATTGATGATGTTATTGTGTTTAATTCTTTAGAAAGAGAAGATATTCATAAAATCATTGATATTGAGCTAGATAAATTACTGAATCGTATTTTAGATTTAGGCTATACATTAAATCTAAGCGAAAAAGCTAAAGATTATATAGCTGACAAAGGCTTTGATAGAAAATATGGTGCTAGACCTTTAAAAAGAGCCATACAAAAGTATATTGAAGATGCTTTAGCCGAAGAAATAGTAAATGCTAAGCTAGATGAAGGCGATACAATTTCTATGGATTTAAATGAGAAGGACAACAAACTGACCATTAAAATTAAAAAAGGCAAAAAGCCCAAAGAAACACGAACAGAAACAGAAGTTGATGAATAACTAAAATCCCAAACGAAAGTTTGGGATTTTTTTATGCATTTAGGTTTATTTGTTTTTAAATTTAAAATAGTATAAATTCGTTTTTGGTTGATATATCGAATTGAAACTGGACATATCTTAATCCGTTGTGGTGCATAAAAAACACCTGCCGTTAAGATAAATTTAAACGAATTAAAAGAAAATATATGGGATATTTTTGGGCTACATTTTCAAAAAAGAATGATAATTATTATCGGTTTGACACACGGGTATACTTCGACACAATTGATAAAATTGATGATAATGATATATGTATTGGAGCAGTTGTTGGAAAAAATCCAGGAAGTGCATTACCTGAGAATTTAATTTTAGATACTCCTTGTAAAATTAATTTGTCTGGAGATAAGTTACTTCCAACACTTAGAAATATATTGAAAAAAGCGAACCCTTCACTTGGAGGAAGACAGTATGTGCAGGTGTTAAACTTATTCTATCTGTGCAACCCCAATTTATCAGAAGCAATATCTGATTATAAAAAAGAAGATATAAGTAAAATTGAGATTACTTGTGGTAAAGAACAGTCAAGTTTTAATTGGCTTTGGTTTTTATGGGGTGGTAATGATAATCAATTGAATGATATGAAAAATCGATTTAAAACAGTAAAAGCAACCAAATATTTCTACCTGAACAACAATGATAAAAAGATGTACTCGGATTTCCCTCAAAATAATGTTTGTGCAAAGCATACACAAGGGATGACACAAGATTTAGTAATACCATATTTAAAAACACTAAGTAAAATACCGTGTAAAATTAATTGATAAATTTAACCTATTTACGAATATCTTCACGATTTTTTTATTCGATTTGGATTTGTTAAATTAGGTACTTAAAACACCTAACTAACCTCTTCCAAAACGAAACTACCCAAATAATTCACCAACTTCAACAGTAAGATTATCTATAAAACTTTCTGAGGTTTTAATATCGTTATGTAAGACTCTGTCTTCTTCTACAATAGACACTTCTTGTCTAAAAGAATTAACAAAAGATTGTATTAAATCAGAAGTTTTTAAATCTCTAAAATGTAAGGCTTGTGAGGCATTTAATAATTCAATTGCTAACACCGTTGTAATATTATCTACTACTCTTTTAATTTTTGTAGCTGCATTTGCCCCCATAGAAACATGATCTTCTTGTCCGTTACTTGACACAATAGAATCTATACTTGATGGTGTACAATATTGCTTAGTTTGCGATACAATACTTGCGGCGGTATATTGCGGAATCATAAAACCACTATTCAATCCAGGGTTTGCTACTAAAAAAGAAGGCAATCCTCTTTCTCCAGAAATTAATTGATAAGTTCTTCTCTCAGAAATCGACCCTAATTCTGCCATTGCAATCGCTAAATAATCTAACGCTAATGCCAAAGGTTGTCCGTGAAAATTCCCTCCTGAAATAATAGTATCTTCTTCTACAAAAATATTTGGATTATCGGTTACCGAGTTTATTTCTGTCAATAATGTTTTAGCAACAAAATCTAAGGTGTCTTTTGTTGCGCCGTGTACTTGCGGCATACATCTAAAAGAATACGGATCTTGCACATGTACTTTATCTTGTTTAATTAATTCACTTCCTGCTAAAAATTCAGTAATTCTTTTTGCCGTTTTTAATTGTCCGTTATGCGGTCTAATTAAATGAATTAATTCATTAAAAGGTTCTACTCTTCCGTCAAAAGCTTCTAAAGAAACTGTACCAATTAAATCTGCTAAATAAGATAACTTGTACGATTTTATTAAGTTAATAATTCCGTAGGCACTCATAAACTGAGTTCCGTTTAATAAAGCTAATCCTTCTTTAGATTTTAAATTTATTTTCTCCCAGCCAAATTTTTCTAACATTTCAGCTCCTGAAATTTTTGCTCCGTCTACATACACTTCGCCTAAACCAATTAAAGGCAATGCTAAATGTGCCAGTGGCGCTAAATCGCCAGAAGCTCCTAAAGAACCTTGGGTGTAAATTACTGGAAGTAAATCGTTATTATAAAAATCGATTAATCTATTTACCGTTGCCAATTGTGCTCCAGAATGACCATAACTAATCGATTGAATTTTTAACAACAACATTAATTTCACAATCTCTTTTGGAACTTCTTCTCCTGTACCACATGCATGGCTTTTTACTAAATTTTCTTGTAATTGCTGTAAATGATCTTCACCTATTTTAACATTACATAAAGAGCCAAAACCTGTATTTATTCCGTAAATAGGTGCAGAATGTGTTTTCATTTTTGCATCTAAATAAGCTCTACATTTTTCTACTTTAAGAATAGCCTCTTCCGATAAAATTAATTGCTTGTTCGTAAAAATAACATCATAAATAGTTTCTAATTCTAGTCTGTTGGAATTGATATGATGTAGCTTCATTTATAAATATTTACGTACTCAAAAATCAACAAAGAAATCAATATATGCAACATATTTATAAGAATTTTAAAATTCTATCTACTATATTTGCTTAAAAATTAATAATATCACAATAATGAGAAAAGTACTGCTATTTTTAGTTGCATCAATTTTAATTATTTCATGTAAAGAAAAGCCTTTAAATGATTTTGTAAGCCTATCTGGTAAATTTGAAAATATCCCTGATAGCACATTAACAATCAATGGTAAAAATTTAAATAAAGAAATCAAAATTAATAAAGATGGTACTTTTAAAGATACGTTAAAAGTTGAAAGCCTTGGATATTATACCTTAAGAACTTCTTCTCAAGTAAACATTCCTATTTATTTAAATAATGGATACGATTTAAAAATTAATGCTGATGCTAATGACGTTATTAACAGCGTAACATATGAAGGTTATGGTGAAGATTCTAATAATTTTACGACTGCTCAAATAGTTTTTACAAAAAAAATGGGAGATCCAAATGAGTTTTTCTCACTAGAGAAAGAAGCATTTGATACTAAAATTAATGGGCTAAAAGCTGAATATGAAACTATTTTTAATACCTATAAAAATATTGACAGTTCATTATTAGCAAGTTCTAAAACACAGAACACTCGTTTTTTCGATTATTTCACTCAAAATTACGAGAGAAATCATAGTGCAGCTAAAGCAAAAGCATTGGCTATGGCAAAAGTTGCTGTAGGAAATCTTTCGCCAGCTTTTACAGATTATGAAAACTATAAGGGTGGAAAAAATTCTTTACCAGATTATAAAGGAAAGTATGTTTATATCGATTTATGGGCAACTTGGTGTGGCCCATGTATTAGAGAAATACCTTCTTTAGAACGATTAGAAAAAGAATATCATGATAAAAACATTGAGTTTATTAGTATTTCTATCGATAATAATAATCGTGCTGGAACTTGGGAAAACGCACATAAAAAGTGGAAAGACTTTGTAAAGAAACGTAACTTAACTGGCGTACAACTTTGGGCAGGAAAAGACACTCAATTTCAATCAGATTATCATGTAACTGGAATTCCAAGATTTATTTTAATAGATGATAAAGGTAAAATTGTTAGTAATAATGCTCCAAGACCTTCAAATCCTAGTTTAAAAACTTTATTTAACGAATTAGGAATCTAAATCTAAAATGACAATAAACAGAAAAGCACAATTCTAAGAATTGTGCTTTTCTGTTTTATATAACTTTCTATAGTTTCTATTCTTTATAAACACCCATATCAGCGTATTTCTCCATTCTAGAAGTAACTAATTGTTTTTGTGTTAAATCTTTTAATTCATCAAAAGCTGTTAAAATTTGATTTTTCACTGCCTCAAAAGCGCCTTCTCTATTTCTGTGTGCTCCTCCTAGTGGTTCTTTTATAATAGCATCAATTAACTTGAGTTTTTTCATATCATCTCCTGTTAATTTTAATGCTTCTGCAGCTTGCTCTTTATATTCCCAACTACGCCATAAGATAGAAGAACAAGATTCTGGTGAAATAACTGTATACCAGGTATTTTCCATCATGTATACTTTGTTTCCAACACCTATGCCAATTGCTCCTCCCGAAGCACCTTCACCAATAACGATGGTAATAATAGGTGTTTTTAAACGTGTCATTTCTAGAATATTTCTTGCAATTGCTTCTCCTTGCCCACGCTCTTCTGCTTCTAATCCTGGATAAGCTCCTGGTGTATCTAATAAGGTAACAACAGGAATTCCGAACTTTTCAGCCATTTTCATTAAACGCAATGCTTTTCTATACCCTTCTGGATTTGCCATCCCGAAATTTCTATACTGACGCGTTTTTGTATTATATCCCTTTTGCTGACCAATAAACATAAATGATTGATCACCAATTTTACCTAAACCACCAATCATAGCTTTATCATCTTTTACATTTCTATCACCATGTAATTCCATAAAAGTATCTCCACAAATTGCATGAATATAATCTAATGTATACGGTCTATTAGGATGACGAGACAACTGAACACGTTGCCAGGCAGTAAGGTTTTTATAAATATCTTTTTTAGCTTTATCAAGCTTTCTTTCTATCTTTTTACAAGTAGCAGTAACATCAACTTCGCTATCTTCTCCTATTTCATAACACTTTACCAATTGTTCTTCTAACTCTTTAATTGGCAATTCGAAATCTAAATATTCCATGTTCTAATAGTTATTTTAATAAACTAATTTGAGTTGTTTGTGGCAACAAACATACTATAAAATTTGTATTGAAAAGCAATATTTTTTTAACTTTTTCAAATGATTATTCTACTATTTTAGTCTTCTTTTTCATTCTATTTTTTATAATACCGTTTAATAATACTACAAAAAGCACAATAAAAGCTCCATAATAAAAAGCAGGTTTCATCTGTTCTTTTTCACCAAAAACAAGCAAGGCCAATATAATTGCATAAACTGGTTCTAAATTAATGGTTAACATTACGGTATAGGGTGATAAATATTTCATCACTTTTACAGAAGCAATAAACGCATAAGCTGTACAAAAACTACTTAAAATTAATAAATACATCCAATCTTTTGATGACAGTATAAAAAAGTCAACAGAAAACTTACCAGTAAAAAGTAGTAAAACAGTAATTGCTAAAACACCGAAAAATAATTGATAAAACGATATGATATTTGCATTATACTCTTTGATATATAAGCCGTTTAATACAGCAAACAACGCTGATAAAAACGATGATATTAGTGCGTAAATAATTCCTAATCTATAATCTGACTCAAAATTAAAAATGATATATAATCCGCAAATAACTAATAATCCTAGTAGAATTTCTACTGGTTTTATTCTACGTTTAAAAAAGAAGGGTTCTATAAATGATGTAAAAAATGCACCTGTACTCATCATTACTAAAGCTACTGAAACAGTTGAAACTTTAATCGCCTTAAAAAAAGTAATCCAATGTACGGCTATAATAATTCCAGAAATTAAAAACTTTATTAATCCTTTTTTATCAACTTTTAAATCCTTTTTTCTGATTAAAAAATAGATTAGAATAAATAATACAGCTAATAACATTCTATACCAAACTAAAGGAATGGCGTCTATTGTTATTAACGCTCCTAAAATTGCTGTAAAACCCCAAATAAAAACGATGAAGTGTAAGTGTAGGTAATTTTTTAACTTATTTTCTAGCATTAAAATAGAGATAAATAGCCAGTACCCCAAAAACAATATTAGGCACCCATACATATAATAAGGAATTTGCTCCTGCTACAGCTCCTAAAACTTCAGAAACTTTTAGAAAGAAAATATAGATAAACATAATTCCGATTCCTATAGCTAAATTTACACCAATACCTCCTCTTCTTTTTCTAGAAGCCATAGCAACTGCAATAAGTGTTAGTATATATGTTGCTATCGGCAAACTGGTTCTTTTATGTAATTCGACTAAATATGCATTTAAATTTTTTACGCCTCTTTTTTTAGAAATATCGATAAATTTAGTTAATTCATGTGATGGCATTTCTTGTGATAATGCCGATTTATAAACTAAATCTTTTGGTGTAAATGCAAAAACAGTATCTAGGTTAGTTCCATTAAAAATACTATCATTTTTCTCAAATACTTTTCTAATACGATAGGTCGATAATTTAAAAGTACTATCTTTTTTATTCCATTTAATAGTTTCGGCAGAAAGTTTAGACTTTAATTTTAATCCATCATAGACTTCTGATGAAAAATTATATCCTTGATTCCCTTTTAAATTAAAA from Lutibacter sp. Hel_I_33_5 carries:
- the hutH gene encoding histidine ammonia-lyase, which produces MKLHHINSNRLELETIYDVIFTNKQLILSEEAILKVEKCRAYLDAKMKTHSAPIYGINTGFGSLCNVKIGEDHLQQLQENLVKSHACGTGEEVPKEIVKLMLLLKIQSISYGHSGAQLATVNRLIDFYNNDLLPVIYTQGSLGASGDLAPLAHLALPLIGLGEVYVDGAKISGAEMLEKFGWEKINLKSKEGLALLNGTQFMSAYGIINLIKSYKLSYLADLIGTVSLEAFDGRVEPFNELIHLIRPHNGQLKTAKRITEFLAGSELIKQDKVHVQDPYSFRCMPQVHGATKDTLDFVAKTLLTEINSVTDNPNIFVEEDTIISGGNFHGQPLALALDYLAIAMAELGSISERRTYQLISGERGLPSFLVANPGLNSGFMIPQYTAASIVSQTKQYCTPSSIDSIVSSNGQEDHVSMGANAATKIKRVVDNITTVLAIELLNASQALHFRDLKTSDLIQSFVNSFRQEVSIVEEDRVLHNDIKTSESFIDNLTVEVGELFG
- a CDS encoding acetyl-CoA carboxylase carboxyltransferase subunit alpha — its product is MEYLDFELPIKELEEQLVKCYEIGEDSEVDVTATCKKIERKLDKAKKDIYKNLTAWQRVQLSRHPNRPYTLDYIHAICGDTFMELHGDRNVKDDKAMIGGLGKIGDQSFMFIGQQKGYNTKTRQYRNFGMANPEGYRKALRLMKMAEKFGIPVVTLLDTPGAYPGLEAEERGQGEAIARNILEMTRLKTPIITIVIGEGASGGAIGIGVGNKVYMMENTWYTVISPESCSSILWRSWEYKEQAAEALKLTGDDMKKLKLIDAIIKEPLGGAHRNREGAFEAVKNQILTAFDELKDLTQKQLVTSRMEKYADMGVYKE
- a CDS encoding TlpA disulfide reductase family protein is translated as MRKVLLFLVASILIISCKEKPLNDFVSLSGKFENIPDSTLTINGKNLNKEIKINKDGTFKDTLKVESLGYYTLRTSSQVNIPIYLNNGYDLKINADANDVINSVTYEGYGEDSNNFTTAQIVFTKKMGDPNEFFSLEKEAFDTKINGLKAEYETIFNTYKNIDSSLLASSKTQNTRFFDYFTQNYERNHSAAKAKALAMAKVAVGNLSPAFTDYENYKGGKNSLPDYKGKYVYIDLWATWCGPCIREIPSLERLEKEYHDKNIEFISISIDNNNRAGTWENAHKKWKDFVKKRNLTGVQLWAGKDTQFQSDYHVTGIPRFILIDDKGKIVSNNAPRPSNPSLKTLFNELGI
- a CDS encoding DMT family transporter, whose translation is MLENKLKNYLHLHFIVFIWGFTAILGALITIDAIPLVWYRMLLAVLFILIYFLIRKKDLKVDKKGLIKFLISGIIIAVHWITFFKAIKVSTVSVALVMMSTGAFFTSFIEPFFFKRRIKPVEILLGLLVICGLYIIFNFESDYRLGIIYALISSFLSALFAVLNGLYIKEYNANIISFYQLFFGVLAITVLLLFTGKFSVDFFILSSKDWMYLLILSSFCTAYAFIASVKVMKYLSPYTVMLTINLEPVYAIILALLVFGEKEQMKPAFYYGAFIVLFVVLLNGIIKNRMKKKTKIVE
- a CDS encoding LptF/LptG family permease, which gives rise to MKKLDWYILKRYLVSFLFTLLIFIPIAVAIDVAEKIDKFLYHDNLGLLQVLDEYYKNFVIYYANTFMPLAVFIAVILFTSKLANNTEIVAITSARISFTRFLYPYFIGATLITILALVMNHFVVPSSSKIRKKFENTYLKKQTYADKNVKEFSLQLTDSTYIYIHNFNLKGNQGYNFSSEVYDGLKLKSKLSAETIKWNKKDSTFKLSTYRIRKVFEKNDSIFNGTNLDTVFAFTPKDLVYKSALSQEMPSHELTKFIDISKKRGVKNLNAYLVELHKRTSLPIATYILTLIAVAMASRKRRGGIGVNLAIGIGIMFIYIFFLKVSEVLGAVAGANSLLYVWVPNIVFGVLAIYLYFNARK